One genomic segment of Apostichopus japonicus isolate 1M-3 chromosome 23, ASM3797524v1, whole genome shotgun sequence includes these proteins:
- the LOC139964933 gene encoding uncharacterized protein: protein MITDALDEIQEGIQVGGQWMKSVRFADDRAMLASVEAGLQRMMENTNRVFNQYGMRINIKNTKVMKIGREQRRVHIEIEGKELEQVRHFKCLGSLLAEDVYCETEIRARVAMAKETFKPHNSLFTASLELQLKKRLMKYFVWGLFLYGSETWTLRKEDRKRIDALEI from the coding sequence ATGATAACTGACGCACTTGATGAAATTCAAGAAGGAATACAAGTTGGAGGACAATGGATGAAGTCGGTACGTTTTGCAGATGACCGGGCAATGTTAGCAAGCGTGGAGGCTGGACTTCAACGTATGATGGAGAATACCAACAGAGTTTTCAACCAGTATGGGATGAGGATTAACATCAAGAACACGAAAGTCATGAAGATTGGAAGGGAACAAAGAAGAGTTCATATAGAGATAGAGGGGAAGGAACTTGAACAGGTCAGACACTTCAAATGTCTTGGTAGTCTACTGGCGGAAGATGTATATTGTGAAACCGAAATCAGAGCAAGAGTGGCAATGGCCAAGGAAACTTTCAAACCACACAACTCTCTTTTTACTGCTAGTCTTGAGTTACAATTAAAGAAgagattaatgaaatattttgtgtgggGTTTATTCCTGTATGGCTCAGAAACCTGGACACTTAGGAAAGAGGACAGAAAAAGAATAGACGCATTGGAGATATAG
- the LOC139964935 gene encoding carboxypeptidase B-like, with product MFLVTFLVAVLTSFAAAKDYSGHKVIRVIPREESALHNLHGLAGEFDFWQESREVGSTADIMVSAEDHPWLASELEERGYDVMTMIDDVQPLFDLQKIPSTSASFDYDSYHNLDDINAWMTDFVAEYNEFAELEAFAKTYEGRSVNKIKLSSDLSDQSKPVFFIIGGTHAREWITPATMMYTAKFLVEQYDSSKRDNLLDIMEFHIVPVFNQDGYEYTWTNDRMWRKTRSPSSFRCDGTDPNRNFDCQWGTGGSSSSPCSDTYMGTKPASEIKVSNLQNHILSIKDRVKIFMDVHAYSQYWMYPYGYSTELPEDNDDLVRNLKYVPGSISYYIMVLPAVQAIRATHGKWFQYGSIANVIYVASGSSVDWAYDVAGIKHSYALELRDRGQYGFALPADQIQPSAEEFFAGAEAMVRYLKIGNDL from the exons ATGTTTCTCGTCACCTTCCTCGTCGCTGTCCTGACGAGTTTTGCAGCCGCAAAGGATTATTCAGG ACACAAAGTCATTCGCGTTATCCCACGAGAAGAATCGGCACTTCATAATCTCCATGGCTTAGCAGGAGAG tttgactTCTGGCAAGAATCCAGAGAGGTTGGTTCAACCGCTGATATTATGGTGTCAGCCGAAGACCATCCTTGGTTAGCATCAGAGTTGGAGGAACGTGGCTATGACGTCATGACGATGATTGATGACGTACAACCTCTATTTGACCTCCAAAAGATACCCTCTACATCCGCTTCCTTTGACTACGACAGTTATCATAATTTGGATGAC ATCAACGCGTGGATGACGGATTTTGTTGCTGAGTACAATGAATTTGCAGAATTAGAGGCATTTGCTAAGACGTATGAGGGAAGATCCGTGAACAAAATAAAg CTCTCCTCGGATTTGTCTGATCAATCGAAGCCAGTATTTTTCATCATTGGTGGTACGCATGCGCGAGAATGGATTACGCCAGCTACTATGATGTACACTGCCAAGTTT CTAGTGGAGCAGTATGACTCATCAAAGAGAGATAATTTACTAGATATCATGGAGTTCCATATTGTTCCAGTATTCAACCAAGACGGCTACGAATATACGTGGACTAAT GACAGAATGTGGCGCAAGACCAGATCTCCCTCCTCGTTTAGATGCGACGGAACTGATCCTAACAGGAACTTTGATTGTCAATGGGGAA CTGGGGGCTCCAGTAGTTCCCCCTGTTCAGATACCTACATGGGAACCAAGCCAGCCTCTGAGATTAAAGTCTCCAACTTGCAGAACCACATTCTCTCTATCAAAGATCGAGTAAAGATATTCATGGACGTCCATGCTTACAGCCAGTACTGGATGTACCCTTATGGGTATTCAACCGAACTACCTGAAGATAACGATGATTTagtaagaaatttgaaatatgttcctgGATCTATTTCATATTATAT TATGGTGCTTCCAGCCGTCCAGGCTATCCGTGCTACCCATGGAAAATGGTTCCAATACGGCAGCATTGCTAATGTGATAT ATGTGGCAAGTGGTTCGTCAGTGGACTGGGCCTATGATGTAGCAGGCATTAAACATTCATACGCTCTTGAGTTGAGAGACAGGGGTCAGTACGGGTTTGCTCTCCCCGCGGATCAGATTCAACCCTCGGCTGAAGAATTCTTCGCTGGTGCAGAAGCTATGGTCAGATATTTAAAGATAGGCAATGACCTATGA